One segment of Armatimonadia bacterium DNA contains the following:
- a CDS encoding MFS transporter yields MSDTPRENCTLDSSSSTAQRPSPQESQTAPVSGGIPPVVSLCGAFFFIFLGTGALQQFVLPILKDRAGMSDGLSTATFACVYLGGVAFLSVYGYVFHKLRERWCVVVGTLMYTLFPAALLLWPSPAVALTAAILWGFGAELLWATGPTQVINASQRSRYGTTSGLFQSATYSGQMLGVILLGTLLSSYSDPARGQVALLVASFGLSLLGNLMALTIRVKPKVLPPARLSDALAALRPLAGRYLVALSVANYLGWGLLLTTLTLLISDLGAGNKLHWIVLPYYAGRLLVAWAAGHASDKVGRERVMLLGFLLGTSGLVVASLWPTITVISVVSALLGMQSAMVSVASTAAVGDYIPQDQRHLVFAGTNAWGYLTAGVTMIGSQFLRQRYAGFAPSLLIFAGFYGACAILVTRMRAALRHDATGVQPSTQA; encoded by the coding sequence ATGTCAGACACTCCTCGCGAGAATTGTACCCTTGACTCTTCCTCCTCCACGGCGCAGCGGCCTTCTCCGCAAGAGAGCCAGACTGCACCAGTCTCCGGCGGCATACCGCCGGTGGTCTCCCTGTGCGGTGCCTTCTTCTTCATCTTCCTGGGCACCGGCGCGCTGCAGCAGTTCGTCCTGCCCATCCTCAAGGACCGCGCGGGGATGAGCGACGGCCTCTCGACCGCCACCTTCGCCTGCGTATACCTCGGGGGCGTGGCCTTCCTGTCGGTCTATGGCTACGTGTTCCACAAGCTCCGCGAGCGCTGGTGCGTCGTGGTCGGTACGCTGATGTACACGCTCTTCCCGGCGGCGCTACTCCTGTGGCCGAGTCCGGCTGTCGCCCTGACGGCGGCCATCCTCTGGGGCTTCGGCGCGGAGTTGCTCTGGGCGACCGGGCCGACGCAGGTCATCAACGCCTCGCAGCGCTCGCGCTATGGCACCACTTCCGGCTTGTTCCAGAGCGCGACCTATTCAGGCCAGATGCTCGGCGTGATCCTGCTGGGCACGCTGCTGAGCAGCTACTCGGATCCGGCACGGGGTCAGGTGGCTCTACTGGTCGCCTCCTTTGGCCTGAGCCTGCTGGGCAACCTCATGGCCCTGACGATTCGCGTGAAGCCGAAGGTCTTGCCACCGGCCAGGCTTTCCGATGCTCTGGCTGCGCTTCGTCCCCTGGCCGGACGCTACCTGGTCGCGCTGTCGGTGGCGAACTACCTGGGCTGGGGCCTGTTGCTCACGACTCTGACGCTCCTCATCAGCGACCTCGGCGCGGGCAACAAGCTCCACTGGATCGTCCTGCCCTACTATGCCGGGCGATTGCTGGTCGCCTGGGCAGCCGGTCATGCCTCGGACAAGGTGGGCCGTGAGCGGGTGATGCTCTTGGGGTTCCTGTTGGGGACAAGTGGCCTGGTAGTCGCGTCGCTGTGGCCGACGATCACCGTCATCTCGGTCGTCTCGGCGCTGCTTGGAATGCAATCGGCCATGGTCAGCGTCGCCAGCACTGCCGCCGTCGGCGACTACATCCCGCAGGACCAGCGCCACTTGGTCTTCGCGGGGACGAACGCCTGGGGCTACCTCACCGCGGGCGTCACAATGATCGGCTCCCAGTTCCTGCGCCAGCGCTACGCGGGCTTCGCGCCGTCCTTGCTGATCTTCGCCGGCTTCTACGGAGCCTGTGCGATC